In Streptomyces sp. TS71-3, the following proteins share a genomic window:
- a CDS encoding murein biosynthesis integral membrane protein MurJ — protein MAAHPAAKADLAESEELMAPERLAASEELMAPERLAASEELMASERLAASEDLVEHADVSAHVDVSAQADVSAHADVSAHADVSAHADGSSHADVSAPTEAAARTRSPLPGNGAVPGRGGADAPRWSLARAALITAGLTVAGSLLGLGRDRALAHFFGAGGDTDAFLVAWTLPELAATLLIEDGMAFVLVPAFSLALARRATGEGTGLRGSDPVRALVAASLPRLLLGLAATGALLTAGAPLLVHALAPGLPEHDLAVDCTRLTGTCAVSFGLAGYVSAALRAHRSFAAPAAIYVVYNAGIIAAMAAFADRLGVRAAALGVACGGCLMTAVQAPSLWRALRRRAGTKTRSPKAGSPKAGSPEAGSPECGPATPAPPPAGRPETTGVEAGLVACVLLFALCRQSQVLIERYLASGLPPGAISHLNYAQKVAQMPMVLSLMLCTVTFPVVARALAEGDTARAGKRMERDLLLAGCVVLLGAAGLVACAPALLELLFQQGAFTARDTAATADVLRVYALGLLGHTLVGALVRCHFSAGRRTWHPLAAMVAGALATAVLGAWAAGPWGVRGIAAANAAGITLTAVLLLAGGGGRGEGGAGGRRAGGARRDRVRGALGERGGRGRRQPAVPVGTGRVLAGLAGQLLAAVLAAGAGLGCARGVDGPLTELLASGTAVALVYGLVLAVLHPRTAAATLRAVRGAALRSPGQALRSARRKAREAREATRETREAREDREAREAREDRKTREAREDRKTREAGKPRKTRKPRKAPGAAPSPRTPAATTPTAIRLRSLSRALPRLRTRPGLRPGPRPPSAPESTRILTGKHRHAPGKHRHVR, from the coding sequence GTGGCCGCACACCCGGCGGCGAAGGCGGACCTGGCGGAGTCCGAGGAGTTGATGGCCCCCGAGCGCTTGGCGGCGTCCGAGGAGTTGATGGCCCCCGAGCGCTTGGCGGCGTCCGAGGAGTTGATGGCCTCCGAGCGCTTGGCGGCGTCCGAGGACTTGGTGGAGCACGCGGATGTGTCGGCGCACGTGGACGTCTCGGCGCAGGCGGACGTGTCGGCGCACGCAGACGTCTCAGCACACGCGGACGTGTCGGCACACGCAGACGGCTCATCGCATGCAGACGTGTCAGCGCCAACGGAAGCTGCGGCCCGCACGCGCTCCCCCCTCCCCGGGAACGGGGCGGTGCCCGGCCGCGGCGGTGCGGACGCGCCCCGGTGGTCCCTCGCACGGGCCGCCCTGATCACCGCCGGGCTGACGGTGGCCGGGTCGCTGCTGGGCCTCGGCCGCGACCGCGCGCTCGCGCACTTCTTCGGGGCCGGCGGCGACACGGACGCCTTCCTGGTCGCCTGGACCCTGCCGGAACTCGCGGCGACGCTCCTCATCGAGGACGGCATGGCCTTCGTCCTGGTACCCGCGTTCAGTCTGGCGCTGGCCCGCCGCGCCACGGGCGAGGGCACCGGCCTGCGGGGCTCTGATCCGGTACGCGCGCTGGTGGCCGCCTCGCTCCCCCGGCTGCTGCTGGGCCTAGCCGCGACGGGCGCGCTGCTGACCGCCGGGGCGCCGCTGCTCGTGCACGCCCTGGCACCCGGACTGCCCGAGCACGACCTCGCCGTGGACTGCACCCGCCTCACCGGCACCTGTGCCGTCTCGTTCGGCCTCGCCGGATACGTCAGCGCGGCCCTGCGCGCCCACCGCAGCTTCGCCGCACCCGCGGCCATCTACGTCGTCTACAACGCCGGGATCATCGCCGCCATGGCGGCCTTCGCCGACCGCCTCGGCGTGCGGGCCGCCGCCCTCGGGGTGGCCTGCGGCGGCTGCCTGATGACCGCCGTCCAGGCCCCGTCCCTGTGGCGCGCACTGCGGCGGCGCGCGGGCACGAAGACGCGCTCTCCGAAGGCCGGCTCTCCGAAGGCCGGCTCTCCTGAGGCCGGCTCTCCGGAGTGCGGCCCCGCGACTCCCGCCCCGCCGCCCGCCGGGCGTCCCGAGACGACCGGCGTGGAGGCCGGGTTGGTGGCCTGCGTGCTGCTGTTCGCGCTGTGCCGGCAGTCGCAGGTGCTCATCGAGCGGTACCTCGCCTCCGGGCTGCCGCCCGGTGCCATCTCGCACCTGAACTACGCCCAGAAAGTGGCCCAGATGCCGATGGTGCTCTCGCTCATGCTCTGCACCGTCACCTTCCCGGTGGTGGCGCGGGCGCTGGCCGAGGGCGACACGGCGCGGGCGGGGAAGCGCATGGAACGGGACCTGCTGCTGGCCGGCTGCGTGGTGCTGCTGGGCGCCGCGGGCCTCGTCGCCTGCGCCCCGGCCCTGCTGGAACTCCTCTTCCAGCAGGGCGCCTTCACGGCCCGGGACACCGCGGCCACCGCGGACGTGCTGCGGGTGTACGCGCTCGGACTGCTCGGCCACACCCTCGTCGGCGCCCTCGTCCGCTGCCACTTCTCCGCGGGGCGGCGCACCTGGCACCCGCTGGCGGCGATGGTGGCGGGCGCCCTCGCGACCGCGGTGCTCGGGGCCTGGGCCGCGGGCCCCTGGGGCGTGCGGGGCATCGCCGCCGCCAACGCCGCCGGGATCACCCTCACGGCGGTGCTCCTCCTGGCCGGGGGAGGCGGCCGGGGAGAAGGGGGAGCGGGAGGCCGGAGAGCAGGGGGAGCACGGCGGGACCGGGTGCGGGGCGCCCTGGGAGAGCGGGGCGGCCGGGGACGCCGGCAGCCCGCCGTGCCGGTCGGAACCGGGCGCGTCCTGGCCGGGCTCGCCGGGCAACTGCTCGCGGCCGTCCTGGCCGCCGGTGCCGGGCTCGGCTGTGCGCGCGGGGTGGACGGGCCGCTCACCGAGCTGCTGGCGTCGGGCACGGCGGTCGCACTCGTCTACGGCCTGGTGCTCGCCGTACTCCACCCGCGCACCGCGGCCGCGACCCTCCGGGCGGTACGCGGAGCGGCCCTCCGAAGCCCCGGACAAGCCCTCCGAAGCGCTCGCCGAAAAGCCAGGGAAGCCAGGGAAGCCACGCGGGAAACCCGGGAAGCCAGAGAGGACCGGGAAGCCCGGGAAGCCAGAGAGGACCGGAAAACCCGAGAAGCCAGAGAGGACCGGAAAACCCGGGAAGCCGGGAAACCCCGGAAAACCCGCAAGCCCAGGAAAGCCCCCGGCGCCGCCCCCTCCCCCCGTACGCCCGCCGCCACCACCCCAACCGCGATCCGCCTCCGCTCCCTCTCCCGCGCCCTCCCCCGCCTCCGCACGCGCCCCGGTCTCCGCCCCGGCCCCCGCCCCCCTTCCGCACCGGAAAGCACCCGCATCCTCACCGGAAAGCACCGCCATGCCCCCGGAAAGCACCGCCATGTCCGCTGA
- a CDS encoding polysaccharide deacetylase family protein, with protein MYHSVHALADRREDPYRITVTPARLDAQLGLLRRHGSRGVSVAELLAARAAGRDRNLVGLTFDDGYQDFVEQALPLLRKHACTATVFVLPGRLGGVNAWDEEGPRKPLLDADGIRRAADAGMEIASHGLTHTDLARADEALRHAELVHSRALLAELTGREVRGFCYPYGAVDPDTADAVRRAGYSYGCAIAPGPLAGVFALPRVYVGRRDTALRLTAKRLLAPLRRPLPAVTPGTARPDAANASVPAPLLPPAHTVEAP; from the coding sequence ATGTACCACTCCGTGCACGCCCTCGCCGACCGCCGCGAGGACCCGTACCGGATCACCGTCACCCCCGCCCGCCTGGACGCCCAGCTCGGGCTGCTGCGCCGGCACGGGTCGCGCGGCGTGAGCGTGGCCGAGCTGCTGGCGGCGCGGGCCGCGGGGCGCGACCGGAACCTCGTGGGGCTCACCTTTGACGACGGTTACCAGGACTTCGTCGAGCAGGCGCTCCCGCTGCTGCGCAAGCACGCCTGCACCGCGACCGTCTTCGTGCTGCCCGGACGGCTCGGCGGCGTCAACGCGTGGGACGAGGAGGGCCCGCGCAAGCCGCTGCTGGACGCCGACGGCATCCGGCGGGCCGCCGACGCGGGCATGGAGATCGCCTCGCACGGCCTGACCCACACCGACCTGGCCCGCGCCGACGAGGCCCTGCGGCACGCCGAACTCGTCCACAGCCGGGCGCTCCTCGCCGAGCTGACGGGGCGCGAGGTGCGGGGCTTCTGCTACCCGTACGGCGCCGTCGACCCGGACACCGCCGACGCCGTGCGCCGCGCCGGGTACTCCTACGGATGCGCCATCGCGCCCGGACCGCTGGCCGGCGTCTTCGCCCTGCCCAGGGTGTACGTCGGCCGGCGTGACACCGCCCTCCGGCTGACCGCGAAACGCCTCCTGGCCCCCCTGCGCCGCCCCCTCCCGGCCGTCACGCCCGGCACGGCACGGCCCGATGCCGCGAACGCCTCCGTCCCCGCACCCCTGCTGCCCCCCGCGCACACCGTGGAGGCGCCATGA
- a CDS encoding glycosyltransferase, with translation MGTERLRPRRPTGNEGRGPGTARPAAPRPSGPGAVTATGAADPAWGAHVRPVTPGRAGSGPAPGSGRPANPDGRVVPASSSPDPRTARGYPGDGDPYGDHRPDPRATGRGPGARPAGHDRAAEADFRRGRESYGRDDRPTGNAPAPGTGPHPGNGPYPGNAPFAGGRLFAGGRRTGDDYGRRPGDDHRADDHRHAGYDPGAEDHRRAEYDPRAEDRRRTEYDPGTGHERRPEYDPRARDGGSTDPYQAGDPRSGGYGRRTGDGRRGPGRDASAGRDPFAGSSDPWADSLPGHHGPTGRAHGTRGSSGDGAPAGTGGSSGVDDHAGPSPASDLASARTLPALLAAMDVLASPCEEETFGLAVVEGLAAGLPVLYTACPALDDLPPAAAPGARQVASTPQAFARALFELSTAGKHRFPVPEAVQHYGIDQSAQLLMRIYAAALNDPAERARRRPRPTPEESVEKPESGESSTETTTETSGSPENATAEAGKDGTAAAPGQTPDAEQKDEKKDEEKEEKSEAKDEGKGEGKQKKQKRRWLPRFARRGRQPASEDAIPETGTPSDGTPAQDQAASATAPAATPDPGKDEAATPAATTGAESSTGTAQTGEKAQAQAQAEARETEQQKPEPRRKRKKLKPKRQKEQAEKEEKADKTEKAENAENEENEEKAEPEKPKAPEKPRQKKRNWLARLGGRGRQDTPQEPASDAQPAPDASTTPDTSPAEAPAAANPAPNPNPAPNPDAHTNPDAPTPPPPTPPSTSTPPPTPTSSPAQAPAPAPAPGPAPATTTAAPPPTDQDPDAPTAEAGKDEAAVSAEVPDAGQKRKRLRLPRLGKRGQQRSRDKAASDTPDAEARPADTPPAAPDSVPPHDAAPGAPPGIPIGTDIRNGNGPAPVPHPDPGPDVVAATPATEATTAPEAGADAGSGTGAGTGKQPPASAPATPPGTAEPKTDPAASTSTPASTSPSPSPSTSTPTSTSTDPIAEAAPDNPGAVPGSGTDADPDTDSTSLGVSST, from the coding sequence GTGGGCACCGAACGGCTCCGCCCGCGCAGGCCCACCGGGAACGAGGGCCGCGGTCCCGGCACCGCCAGACCCGCCGCGCCCCGGCCCTCGGGCCCAGGGGCGGTAACGGCAACGGGAGCGGCCGACCCTGCGTGGGGCGCGCACGTCCGGCCTGTCACTCCTGGACGCGCCGGTTCCGGCCCCGCGCCGGGCTCCGGCCGGCCTGCGAACCCGGACGGCCGGGTCGTCCCGGCGTCCTCGTCTCCCGATCCGCGCACGGCACGGGGCTACCCCGGAGACGGCGACCCCTACGGCGACCACCGCCCCGACCCCCGCGCCACCGGCCGAGGTCCCGGGGCCCGCCCGGCGGGCCATGACCGGGCCGCGGAGGCCGACTTCCGCAGGGGCCGCGAGTCCTACGGGAGAGACGACCGCCCCACGGGGAACGCCCCCGCCCCGGGAACCGGTCCCCACCCCGGGAACGGCCCGTACCCCGGGAACGCCCCCTTCGCAGGCGGCCGGCTCTTCGCGGGCGGCCGCAGGACCGGCGACGACTACGGTCGGCGGCCGGGCGACGACCACCGGGCGGACGACCACCGTCACGCCGGGTACGACCCCGGCGCGGAGGACCACCGCCGCGCGGAATACGACCCCAGGGCGGAGGACCGCCGTCGCACCGAGTACGACCCCGGGACCGGCCACGAGCGACGGCCGGAGTACGACCCCCGCGCACGTGACGGCGGCTCAACGGACCCGTACCAGGCAGGTGACCCCCGCTCAGGGGGGTACGGGCGCCGGACGGGCGACGGCCGGCGCGGCCCGGGGCGGGACGCCTCCGCGGGACGGGACCCCTTCGCCGGTTCTTCGGACCCGTGGGCGGACTCCCTTCCCGGGCACCACGGCCCCACGGGCCGTGCGCACGGAACCCGAGGGAGCTCAGGGGACGGTGCGCCCGCAGGCACCGGCGGTTCCAGCGGCGTCGACGACCACGCCGGGCCGTCGCCGGCGTCCGACCTCGCCTCCGCCCGAACGCTGCCCGCACTGCTCGCCGCCATGGACGTGCTGGCGTCGCCGTGCGAGGAGGAGACGTTCGGGCTGGCGGTGGTGGAAGGACTCGCGGCCGGGCTGCCGGTGCTCTACACGGCGTGCCCCGCGCTCGACGACCTCCCCCCGGCGGCGGCACCGGGGGCACGCCAGGTGGCCAGCACCCCGCAGGCCTTCGCCCGCGCGCTGTTCGAGCTGAGCACGGCCGGCAAGCACCGCTTCCCGGTCCCGGAGGCCGTACAGCACTACGGCATCGACCAGAGCGCACAACTGCTCATGCGCATCTACGCGGCAGCCCTCAACGATCCCGCCGAGCGCGCCCGCAGACGCCCCCGGCCCACCCCGGAGGAGTCCGTCGAGAAGCCCGAGAGCGGCGAGTCGAGCACCGAGACCACCACCGAGACGTCCGGTTCTCCGGAGAACGCGACCGCGGAAGCAGGCAAGGACGGGACCGCCGCCGCTCCTGGGCAGACGCCCGATGCCGAGCAGAAGGACGAGAAGAAGGACGAGGAGAAAGAGGAGAAGAGCGAGGCGAAGGACGAAGGGAAGGGCGAGGGGAAGCAGAAGAAGCAGAAGCGGCGCTGGCTGCCCCGGTTCGCGAGACGCGGCAGGCAGCCCGCATCCGAGGACGCCATCCCGGAAACCGGCACCCCGTCCGACGGCACCCCGGCACAGGACCAGGCCGCGTCCGCCACCGCACCGGCGGCCACCCCCGACCCGGGCAAGGACGAGGCCGCCACCCCCGCGGCAACGACCGGGGCCGAGTCGTCCACCGGCACCGCGCAGACCGGAGAGAAGGCACAGGCACAGGCACAGGCCGAGGCGCGGGAAACGGAGCAGCAGAAGCCGGAGCCGAGGCGGAAGCGGAAGAAGCTGAAGCCGAAGAGGCAGAAGGAGCAGGCGGAGAAGGAGGAGAAGGCCGACAAGACGGAGAAGGCTGAGAACGCGGAGAACGAGGAGAACGAGGAGAAGGCGGAACCGGAGAAGCCCAAGGCGCCGGAGAAGCCCCGGCAGAAGAAGCGGAACTGGCTGGCCCGCCTGGGAGGACGGGGCCGCCAGGACACCCCGCAGGAGCCCGCCTCGGACGCCCAGCCCGCCCCGGACGCCTCAACGACCCCCGACACCTCCCCTGCCGAAGCGCCCGCCGCCGCGAACCCGGCCCCGAACCCGAACCCGGCCCCGAACCCGGACGCCCACACGAACCCGGACGCGCCGACACCGCCGCCACCCACGCCCCCGTCGACCTCCACACCCCCACCAACGCCCACGTCCTCTCCGGCGCAGGCACCCGCACCGGCACCCGCTCCCGGACCGGCACCCGCGACGACAACCGCCGCCCCACCGCCCACCGACCAGGATCCGGACGCCCCCACCGCCGAAGCGGGCAAGGACGAAGCCGCGGTCTCCGCGGAGGTTCCTGACGCAGGACAGAAGCGGAAACGGCTCCGGCTCCCGCGCCTGGGGAAGCGCGGCCAGCAGCGCTCCCGTGACAAGGCCGCCTCCGACACCCCGGATGCCGAAGCCCGGCCGGCCGATACGCCCCCCGCGGCCCCGGACTCCGTTCCGCCGCACGACGCCGCCCCTGGCGCCCCGCCCGGCATCCCGATCGGCACGGACATCCGCAACGGCAACGGACCCGCCCCCGTACCGCACCCCGACCCGGGCCCGGACGTGGTCGCCGCCACCCCCGCCACCGAGGCGACGACCGCCCCCGAGGCCGGAGCCGACGCCGGTTCCGGGACCGGGGCCGGGACCGGGAAGCAACCCCCCGCCTCCGCGCCCGCCACCCCACCCGGCACCGCCGAACCGAAGACGGACCCCGCGGCCTCCACCTCCACCCCCGCCTCCACATCCCCCTCCCCCTCCCCCTCGACATCCACCCCCACCTCGACCTCCACCGACCCGATCGCCGAGGCAGCCCCGGACAACCCGGGTGCCGTCCCCGGTAGCGGCACGGACGCCGACCCCGATACCGATTCGACCTCGTTGGGAGTGAGCTCCACGTGA
- a CDS encoding GNAT family N-acetyltransferase translates to MCTSAEEFAALGPEWDRLHGRCTPATPFQSHAWLHAWWGAYGAPRYPRGLRVILLRAADATLVGAAALLRTGGPVPALVPLGGAISDFSDVLLDDAWAERAAPVLAEALAQAAGGALIDFPEVRPGAAVERVYACWPGPRRSLPASVCLELPAVPMDELVARLPSSRGQRVRANLRKTAALGLERRAVPPEEVPGALRVLLDLHRTQWQGRGRKVTAEHLRPRFAAHLEQAVGAMAGRGEAAVTEFRLDGEVAAVDLTLVAPRLTGGYLYGADPRLRERKVDVTTMLLHSGTLHLADRPASSGSGRSGAPGAPGVLSMLRGDEPHKYHWRPERVVSRRLLLARGRGGVLLGAVACGAAGRGVAKEVLRARRSRTGAPA, encoded by the coding sequence GTGTGCACGTCCGCCGAGGAGTTCGCCGCGCTCGGGCCGGAGTGGGACCGGTTGCACGGCCGCTGCACACCGGCCACCCCGTTCCAGAGCCACGCCTGGCTGCACGCGTGGTGGGGGGCGTACGGGGCGCCGCGGTACCCACGCGGCCTGCGGGTGATCCTGCTGCGTGCCGCGGACGCGACGCTGGTCGGGGCCGCCGCACTGCTGCGGACCGGCGGACCGGTCCCCGCCCTGGTACCGCTGGGCGGCGCGATCTCCGACTTCTCGGACGTGCTGCTGGACGACGCCTGGGCGGAGCGGGCCGCCCCGGTGCTGGCGGAGGCGCTGGCGCAGGCCGCGGGCGGTGCGCTGATCGACTTTCCCGAGGTGCGGCCGGGTGCGGCGGTCGAACGGGTGTACGCGTGCTGGCCCGGCCCGCGCCGGTCGCTGCCCGCCTCGGTCTGCCTCGAACTGCCCGCCGTGCCGATGGACGAGCTGGTGGCGCGGCTGCCGTCGTCCCGCGGCCAGCGCGTCCGGGCGAATCTGCGCAAGACGGCCGCGCTGGGCCTCGAACGCCGCGCGGTGCCGCCCGAGGAGGTGCCCGGAGCGCTGCGGGTCCTGCTCGACCTGCACCGGACGCAATGGCAGGGCCGGGGCCGGAAGGTGACGGCCGAACACCTCCGGCCCCGGTTCGCCGCGCACCTGGAGCAGGCGGTGGGCGCCATGGCGGGGCGGGGAGAGGCGGCGGTGACGGAGTTCCGGCTCGACGGGGAGGTGGCCGCGGTCGACCTGACGCTGGTGGCGCCGCGGCTGACCGGCGGCTACCTGTACGGGGCGGATCCGCGGCTGCGGGAGCGGAAGGTGGACGTGACGACGATGCTGCTGCACTCCGGCACGCTGCACCTGGCGGACCGGCCCGCCTCGTCCGGCTCCGGCAGATCCGGTGCCCCCGGGGCCCCGGGCGTGCTGAGCATGCTCCGCGGTGATGAGCCGCACAAGTACCACTGGCGGCCCGAACGGGTCGTCAGCCGCCGGCTTCTGCTGGCCCGCGGGCGCGGGGGCGTGCTGCTGGGTGCGGTGGCGTGCGGGGCGGCGGGGCGGGGCGTTGCGAAGGAGGTGCTTCGCGCTCGCCGGTCGCGCACGGGGGCCCCGGCCTGA
- a CDS encoding LPXTG cell wall anchor domain-containing protein — MLTAAAVTGILSVPGGYAFADADVDSLVSDPTSVLADSLPSAVGGPLAVCDDGVTLGDSGRASRDDCVSVTDVLGGGSGGRSYGESPDDCDEPGDEPAGPDSPEPDSPRPDSPRPHAPERPAAHQARTLPAPAPQLAETGGDPTTLVAGGLGAVLLAGGGILYRRGRVAARR; from the coding sequence ATGCTCACGGCCGCGGCCGTGACGGGAATCCTGTCCGTGCCCGGCGGCTACGCGTTCGCCGACGCGGACGTGGACTCGCTCGTGTCGGACCCGACCAGCGTACTGGCCGACAGCCTGCCGTCGGCCGTGGGCGGACCGTTGGCCGTCTGCGACGACGGTGTCACCCTCGGCGACTCCGGCCGTGCGTCCAGGGACGACTGCGTCAGCGTCACCGACGTCCTGGGCGGTGGCTCCGGGGGCAGGTCCTACGGCGAGAGCCCGGACGACTGCGACGAGCCCGGCGACGAGCCGGCCGGTCCCGACTCCCCGGAGCCGGACTCCCCGCGGCCCGACTCGCCCCGCCCGCACGCACCCGAGCGTCCGGCGGCCCACCAGGCCCGTACGCTGCCCGCCCCCGCCCCGCAGCTCGCGGAGACCGGTGGCGACCCCACCACGCTGGTGGCCGGCGGCCTCGGCGCGGTCCTGCTGGCCGGCGGCGGCATCCTCTACCGCAGGGGCCGCGTCGCAGCCCGCAGGTAG
- a CDS encoding LCP family protein — protein MRAGPHGGPGTNILLIGTDGRGGGAPGTHRTGCDCAAMPLLLLHVSEDHDRVAAVALPPGSRSPAARRPAARGVEDLARVTHVRVDRYAQLDVPRFTAAVDALHGVEVCTAGPPRDPARGRRLLNGAEALRYVSARGPAAAGEADRVRRQQRFLAAVLHRLGTEGVLDSPVRVARLGRVLLGAARGDGRLTVPELVTLAGVVRRVGTGGTEFASAGVRWDGPRAATVFGRLRTDRPLTGTAPNTGPGAPPPLRGTALDCP, from the coding sequence ATGCGGGCGGGGCCGCATGGCGGACCCGGCACCAACATCCTGCTGATCGGCACGGACGGCCGGGGCGGCGGCGCGCCCGGCACGCACCGCACCGGATGCGACTGCGCCGCCATGCCGCTCCTGCTGCTGCACGTCTCCGAGGACCACGACCGCGTCGCCGCCGTCGCGCTGCCCCCGGGCTCCCGCTCCCCCGCCGCGCGCCGGCCCGCCGCCCGGGGGGTGGAGGACCTGGCACGCGTGACGCACGTCCGCGTCGACCGCTACGCCCAGCTGGACGTTCCCCGCTTCACCGCCGCCGTGGACGCCCTGCACGGCGTCGAGGTCTGCACCGCGGGCCCGCCCCGGGATCCCGCCCGGGGCCGGCGCCTGCTGAACGGTGCCGAAGCACTCCGTTATGTCAGCGCCCGGGGGCCCGCTGCGGCCGGGGAGGCGGACCGGGTCCGGCGGCAGCAGCGGTTCCTGGCGGCCGTGCTGCACCGGCTCGGCACCGAAGGCGTCCTCGACTCCCCGGTCCGCGTGGCCCGGCTGGGCCGGGTCCTGCTCGGGGCGGCGCGCGGCGACGGACGGCTGACCGTGCCGGAACTGGTCACGCTCGCCGGGGTGGTGCGGCGGGTCGGCACGGGCGGCACGGAGTTCGCGAGCGCCGGGGTGCGCTGGGACGGGCCGCGGGCCGCCACCGTCTTCGGGCGCCTCCGCACGGACCGCCCCCTCACCGGTACCGCCCCGAACACCGGCCCCGGCGCCCCACCCCCGCTGCGGGGTACCGCCCTGGACTGCCCCTGA